tagaattaaactTCGAAGGCATGAACCAcatggaaaaaaattgggCACCATTTTTCACTGATTCTGATATAAATACCTCAATGTTTTCTCGAGGGTCAATTCATTTTATGTATCACTATACTCCGTTAGAGATTGTTAAATGCTCATTAGATGATGGTATTTGTgagaaaatatttacaaaacaGACTTTAGGtttgacaaaaaaaaatcactTTGGTGGTATTCGTGGTGGTACACAATTTGTACAATTACCTTCAATAATACCTAGAATTCATGGCAAACAAATCTTTGTGGGGTTTTCAAAATTGCATATTGATGATTGTGGTTGTGGTAGTAAATTTTACAGGCCAATGCTAGATGTTATTATAGAAGAAGATGGCATATACCATCAAGAGTTGATAGTACCCTCACtagattttaatattgaagTTTTAGATTGGTCGACAAAGTCACATACTTGCAATTTCTACAATATTCTTTCACCAAACTCTATTGCATTCTGGGATGTAATAAAACAGGATCCCAAGACCAAGAAATTCGAGGATCTATTAGTTTTTACCTTTAGCGAGGCTGATGAAGTGTCAAAAGTGATCAATATTAAGGGTTTATTAGagtatattttaaatttatattctaCAAAGCAAATTGAGGAAAATTTTATTCCCTCATTTAATAGTGATACAATTTTGGGTGAAACATTACAATGCGTTAAATCTAATGCAGAGCAAATATGTAAAAATTATGGATTGATACATAAAGCAGAAGTAACGtttgaaaaatagaaaaataaaatgccTTTCTCAGacttaatttattaaaaacagACAATAGACATTAATCCTTTTGtagaataatttatttaatgctTATAactaattattaaaagtgtAGCTGAGAACAATATTTATAGATTGATTTTAGAGATCTTGGTGAAAATATCCATATTCATACTAGTTAAATACTCATTTGGAACTATTCTATTTGATGCTTTTTGGTCTAACTTTGAAGACCACATTTTTTCCCTTTTTTTGGGTcccaaaattattaaaatagttAGCCAACAAATCCtaatgtatatataattaatggaatttatatataatttgtaGATGATTTTACtaagaataattatttaaccTTAGgaagatatattttaccaaatctatatattctattcttaatttatcaaattatatGGATGCCTTAAGGATGTGTTTTGTCTAACAATCAATACTATTTTTcaaactattatttttttcatattgtTCCTTTACTTTTACccaaataaaatgaaaattctttttccaTAGATTTTTTCTACATTCTATCCGAGGGTGTTACCTCATTTACCAAATCTAATGGATGTATTAAactaaattcaattaaatcattaaacaattttattatgcTGACACATTGGATATAATTGCAAAATAAGACATTCAATAATGGGAAAAAATAATCGAAAGGTGTACCATCCTCATTAGTATATACCACataattaatgaaacaGGCAATTACCACTAACgaaataattgtaattcttattgaaatatatatatttttcaaaataaaatctgACTCATTGGCAGAGATTTGTTTAATGCATCTTTTACAACTAGGGTTCTCactaatatttctaatatctCTGagttctttattttctgaaGTGTCATTTTGAGTACACTCTATTAAACTAGGAGGTGGTGCCGTGATAAGTGCTTTACAATAAGTTTTGAACAAATTTATGGAGTAAAGTATGTTAAAGATTGCAATAAAACAATAGgtaataacaaaaaaatttaaaaaacttAATGAAGGTATAAAGTTTCGAAGTAATATTGAGATTGAGTTTATTATTGTAAACCAAaatgtatatttataaagGAAAAGCAATTTTCTCAAATGCTTATTTACACCAGAATTgtttagaattaataaGGATTCCTCATCATCCTTCAACTCTATTGAATGAgtcaatatattataattaaatatatttctaatatcataattattaaaaaaaaaatttatattatctttCAAAGCCATTTTTCGTTTATTGGATATTTGTCCTAGCAGTTTTATTTTGccttaataaaaaatattctgctagctaaatttattttttatttttttaaattaaaataatttattcaaatatttgatttagtaaaaattgaaaatttagtTATACAAGAACAATGAACAACAAAAAACACCCCTCTCAAAGCTATTTCTTGGCAAATAAACAAAGGAACTATTTCAGACGCTAACTAGGTATAGATTTTAATTACACCTGTCGTTTGGGCCGAAATAACACCTTCGGGGtttctctttttattcCTACGAACCTTTCTAAGATCTTGCCAATTATCGGTGTCAAAGGGGCATGCGTAGTCgaaaatgattcaattgtgtcaaataaaaacaaatgaCAGTAAATGTGAAATGATTCTCTCTTAGCTACTAATTGGAGGCACCGATAAAAGCCAAACTAGTTACAAAAGGAAGCAATAGGAGAGACCCtttaatgatgaattcGCATTGTTGggattttcaaataatgccTTCTTAGGCTCTAAGCTTACTTGCcaattattagaagaaattgaGATTGTGTGATTAACTTTCAATGAACATTACTTATATAAgtgtaaataaaataaatttcaatatcagAAGTTTTACTGAAGATTATTTCaacttatttttatttgtctTTCAAATTGCCATGGTATATatgtaaagaaaaaaatattagcagatataaaattatcacagttctataaaatatatattaaatatatgtaaataaatatgtttctttattaattattggaTTAATATGATACTAAAATAAAGGGAGATGCTAGCTAAAAAATGTAGTGAGTGCTGAACAGATAAAAAGCCGTTATTTgattaaatgaataatgGGGAAAgtttaaaagtaaaaagAGTCAACTATATTCTGATTTATGATTCAATACTGTTAATTAGATCTAAAGGATGAACTGAACTATTTTTAACAATATCCAATGCAAGTAAAAACACGCATAAACATTGACACAAGTTAcagaaaaatatgattctgaatattaaaagataatgaGACTTTTCACCCGGATCTGGCAATAAGCAATAACCTAGTAAACAACATATTATACTTAATGATgctgaaataaaaataatttccaaatacataaatattaaacttGACCTAGATTCCTTTGGAGTAATCTGTCTGCCACATTTGTTAcagtttattaaataatctcCTGTTTCTTCATTTCTTTTGGATGCAGCACATCGGATTATTGATGGTGGTGGGTGTGTATCAGCTGTTAGATATAAATGTAACACTCGCATGGAAATTAAAAGGATACTCATTAATAGAAAGCAATTggtataaataatatattctaaaaCTTTTGATATTACAATGCAacttctaatgaaaattatcaaaGTATTAAATATAGTGAAGAACATTAAAAATACGATGATATAccttaaataattaaaatatttaaaaccaGGCcttctatttctttttgattttttattttcctcTATTTGCTCTGgtattaaattcaataatgtGCTTGGTTTTATTTGatcaaaattttgaatcatttgTGTGGTAAATGATTGCTTCTTAGGGCTAAACCTATGAGTAACAGTTTCATCTTGTGATAAAACTTCTGGTTTAGATATCACTGCActcattattaaagatattgattCATAGGTATCTAGTTTACTCTTCTAAAATTCTTGCTTTTTTAGAAACGATAATtcataaaatattacacatgtataatttatatgaaTAATCATATTTACATCAATTAAGTCCCCTAGAcgaatttatttatataattgcCTGGAAAATGacaaaaatcaatatttacCGAAATCAAATTCAACGAATCACGAACATATTTCTCAAGTTGCcttatttacaattttaagGCTTTCCGGACTTTTCACATACTAGGCAAGTCTTTTATCCGAGATAAACTAAAATAAGTAAACTTATCCTAGCACAATTTTAAACTTTAAACAATGGCAATATTTCTATACCAAAATGTTgttgtttgtttttataaaaattactaAGCTTTGGAACTTAGACCTTCTCCAGAAGATATCATTGAACAGACCCAATAACAAGCAAcagatatttttaatatggTACTAGTGCACTGCTCTTATTTTCTCCATTTAAAGAACAGAAAATAGAATAACCTAGGCAATGTTTAAAACTGACTTATTATTAAcaatttttgttaaatattgtttttgatttgataattttgaagGCTGGTCAATTCGAaaactattaaatatatttagaagGTAACTATCTGTTAAAAACAAAAGGTAACATACTGAAAGAAAGTACATTACAAACCAAAAGTCCCAAAATTGGACAAGAAAAATCtctattatcattttgtttatcattattaaagtaGGTTGTAATTTGCCAATAAGCCTATCGCTTTGACCGAACAGTGCTTTGCAAAGAATACAATACAAAGTAAATGACGCTTCGAAATTTCCTACAATTTGcctatttatataaattccACTATGTATAAGCTTTCTGATATTACATTACTGAATATGATCATTTTAAGATCATTTAGGAACTGTTCGCTATTTCTCGGCATTGAGTTGGCGAGGCAGCCGCGGAGGATCTTCTATAAGGGGAATTTGGAAACACGGCGAAGTAACAACTGctcaaaaatattcttccATCATTTCAAAGAATTGATATCTTCTAGTCAAACTATCTACTGTTCCTCTGTCTATTACTTCTGCtcatatatttctaattcatgGCTAAAAAGTTAGTACAGTTGATCCGTAAACCTGAGAGATTTTGCTTCGtgtaaaataatttaaaaaaaaaagtgtctttatttaattcttctctAGTGTAAAAGTATTATCTCATgaaatagatattttattctttgcAAAACCAAATTCTTTCATAATTTTCACATGCTACacttgaataattattttcctatttgtgaaaataatactgttatagttttaaatattttataatatatattattatataaaactagaaaataaatctacAATTTAGCAGACTGCtcttgaaataaaaatattataactAGAAAGCAATGTTTAGTCACGTGCTCTTTTTTGCGAGTGTTTTTTGTCCTTTTTTTCCTTCTCTGGATTTCTGGAAAATTTTTGCAACTCCAATGGATGATGAGCAAAAGTATAATACATTTCataaatataacaaataaACACTTATCGAACACTGTAGTAAGCAAACCTTTATACTGTTGATTTAGCTGTAgattaatatttcataGGTGTACCATTAAGGACTCATTACCCTAGTAACCGATACCAAACTATccagatattgaaaatgtcTGACTTAGATAACACATCTAATAAATTCGTTCCAGAATATAGAAGAAccaattataaaaataagagTAGATTTACAGCTGATGAATTACGCCGTCGTAGAGATAATCAGCAAATTGAATTAAGAAAGCAAAAAAGGGAAGAAGCTCTaacaaaaagaagaaatttcGACCCTTCAACTATTTCTGCAGAttctgatgatgaagaagagcATGCAAAGGCGGATAAGGTGTTCTATGAACAACTAACAAATGACTTACCTGCTATGATTCAACAAATTCAATCCACTGATATGCAACAACAGTTGTCTGCTACTGTTAAATTCAGACAAATACTTTCAAGAGAATCAAATCCACCAATTGATTTAGTTATCAAATCTGGTGTGGTTCcaactttaattaatttcatgAATGAAAATCAACCAGAAATGCTTCAATTAGAAGCTGCTTGGGctttaacaaatattgCTTCAGGTACTTCTgaacaaacaaaaattgTCGTTGAAGCCGGTGCCATTCcattatttattagattATTATACACTGGTTCTGTTGAAGTTCAAGAACAAGCTATTTGGGCTTTAGGTAATGTTGCTGGTGATTCTACCGATTATAGAGATTTGGTTTTACAAAGTGGTGCCATGGAACCAATTTTGAATCTATTCAACACAAACAAGACCTCCCTAATTAGAACTGCCGCCTGGACTTTATCCAATTTATGCAGAGGTAAAAAACCACAACCAGATTGGTCAATCGTTTCATTAGCTTTACCAACTTTAGCTAAGTTAATTTATTCCTTGGATACCGAAACTTTAATTGATTCTTGCTGGGCTATTTCTTATTTGTCAGATGGACCACCAGAAGCCATCGAAGCTGTCATTAATGCAAGAATCCCTAAGAGATTAGTCGAATTATTAGACCACCAATCTACTTTGGTGCAAACTCCTTCTTTAAGAGCTGTTGGTAATATTGTTACCGGTAATGATTTACAAACTCAGGTCGTTATTAACTGTGGTGTTTTACCTGCATTAAGAAATACTTTAAATTCTCCAAAGGAATCCATTAAAAAGGAAACATGTTGGACAATTTCGAATATAACTGCAGGTAATACTGATCAAATCCAAGCTGTTATTGATGCCGACATTATTCcttctttaataaaactattGGAAACCGCAGAatataaaactaaaaagGAAGCATGCTGGGCTATTTCAAATGCTTCTTCCGGTGGTTTAAGTAGACCAGAGATTATTAGATATTTGGTTTCTCAAGGCTGTATAAAGCCATTATGTGATTTGTTAGAAATTGCTGACACTAAAATTATCGAAGTTACATTAGATgctttagaaaatatattgaaggCTGGTGAAAATGACAAGGAAGTTCGTGGTTTGAACTTCAATGAATTTGctgaatatattgaaaaagctGGTGGTatggaaaatatatttaactGTCAACAAAacgaaaatgaaaaaatttatgatAAAGCTTACAGAATTATTGAAACTTATTTCggtgaagaagatgatgctATTGATGAAAGTATGGCTCCACAAACTGCTGGCAATACATTTGGTTTTGGTTCTAATGTTGATCaacaatttaatttcaattaaattaataaaatcttctttattagaaaaaattgaattttacATAACTAATTTTAACGCATAATAATTCCATATCTAATAACGTACATCTTAACTATAACAACAACCAATCGTGGCAgcaatattattacattaataatagtcattttaattataatatttaaaaggGCCAGCAAAGTTTAATATCGATTCCTACAAAGGGTTCATCTTTTGCCTATGAGTGTATAATTTATATCATATAGAATGACTATCATTGTGACTTCATTTTATAAAACAAAGCATTATATTCTACCAAAGCACAATATAGAATATTTgtgaatataattaatactacataatttttttatcatttattttttgtagCGCATTAGCTTTTGATTtatatcttcattttttttttcaataataatgcaattttaattaaaacttttaCCATTGGATGAAATGTTAAGATACcctttagaaaaaaaagaaaatgcaATAATTGCATAAATTCAGAATAAcaagataatttatttctcgaaataatacaaaatatgATATTAAACGTTGAATCTACAAAATCTAAGGAAATTGCTTCTACAAAGAGTACGTTCCACTCCaaaaatctaaaaagaATATGGAACATTGAGAACGGCCTTTGTCATTcaagaaatgaaaaatacaaGAAGTTAAATTATACTTTCCCTGAATTACGGGACTCCAAATTTGCTACTGATGATACAGCCTTATTAAAAGCTAATATTTGTCAAGATTTATACTGGTCCAATGATGGATCATCTATTATAACAGTAAACGATGATTATGGCATTAGAGAGTACCTTGTTCCAAACTTTGATGAACTTGATAATATAGATAATCTTAATGAGAGAGATCAGTTACTACCATTTACCAGATTTTTTAGAAGTCAATCGATTATATCAAGTGCCTTAAATAAAAGGCACTCTTTATATAATGAGGAATCAAATCTGAATATTCTTGCAATTGGGTCAAGAAATTTACCAATTCAGCTTTATCAACTATCTGATAAAAGCTGTGAATCTCCAATTTTTACCTATAATACTACAAATGTTATGAATGAAGCTTTTGAAGTACCATTTTCTTTAGATTTCGTAAATGatcaatatcttttaagTGGAACTATTCGTAACAAAGTATGCTTATATAATATCAGTCGGAAATATCCAGTTAGTCAATGGTATGGTACCGGCAATAAAATTActtcaaaatcaattgtATCATGCTTCGATGAATCTTTCtctaataaagaaaatatggTTAAATATTGCGGCACGTATAACaacaaattatttagaaTCGACTTTAGAGGTAAAAAAGAGCTTAAATACATATTTTCTACACAGCATGGGAACGGATTTAgtcaaatattattaagtaTAAATGagcaatatatatatgcgATCAAAAGGTCGAGCGATTGCATTGATGTTATAGATGTCCGCAAATCTGACCATGTGGCAAGTCAATTACAACTCCCATTTACAATGGACTTACAAAAGTATAAAGGGTATTTATCGCCCACAAACGGGCTGACAATAGGAACAGATAATGGTCATGCTGTTAATTGGTCTTCTGCGCTGACAGAGTTTGGCGGCCAACCTAGAACTCGATTGTTTACTTGTAATGAAAgtattcaaattaattcaGAAACGAATAAAGAGTTATTATCTTTTGGAGCACgaataaatattatcaaagaaTGTCCTGTGGATTCTAATCTTACAGCTATATCTTATTCTGATGACAAGTTTAGTGCCGACACAAATGATAGCCTATCTTTCCATTCTGGGATTTCATTATATGCTAAcatcatttaatgaaaatgcaTCTCTATATCTTCTTAATGTAAGATACTGTTTTAGATTGGCGatgtttaaattttgcTTGTTTCTTTCATAGTCAGACTCtagtatatttttactCATTTCTGTAGCTTCTATCGTGGTTTCTATCACAACTGTTCTGATTCTTTCTGAATTTTCGAACGTATTTTGAATCGATTCTCTTGAGAAGTTTGCTGATCTTCTGTTGCTAGTCGGAGCAGATCTGGAAGTTAAAAAAGACTTGATCGAGAGTATTAACACTACTAGTTGGACTACCAATT
The window above is part of the Henningerozyma blattae CBS 6284 chromosome 2, complete genome genome. Proteins encoded here:
- the TBLA0B00710 gene encoding uncharacterized protein, translated to MALKDNINFFFNNYDIRNIFNYNILTHSIELKDDEESLLILNNSGVNKHLRKLLFLYKYTFWFTIINSISILLRNFIPSLSFLNFFVITYCFIAIFNILYSINLFKTYCKALITAPPPSLIECTQNDTSENKELRDIRNISENPSCKRCIKQISANESDFILKNIYISIRITIISLVVIACFINYVVYTNEDGTPFDYFFPLLNVLFCNYIQCVSIIKLFNDLIEFSLIHPLDLVNEVTPSDRM
- the TBLA0B00720 gene encoding uncharacterized protein, coding for MSAVISKPEVLSQDETVTHRFSPKKQSFTTQMIQNFDQIKPSTLLNLIPEQIEENKKSKRNRRPGFKYFNYLRYIIVFLMFFTIFNTLIIFIRSCIVISKVLEYIIYTNCFLLMSILLISMRVLHLYLTADTHPPPSIIRCAASKRNEETGDYLINCNKCGRQITPKESRSSLIFMYLEIIFISASLSIICCLLGYCLLPDPGEKSHYLLIFRIIFFCNLCQCLCVFLLALDIVKNSSVHPLDLINSIES
- the TBLA0B00730 gene encoding importin subunit alpha (similar to Saccharomyces cerevisiae SRP1 (YNL189W); ancestral locus Anc_2.63), with protein sequence MSDLDNTSNKFVPEYRRTNYKNKSRFTADELRRRRDNQQIELRKQKREEALTKRRNFDPSTISADSDDEEEHAKADKVFYEQLTNDLPAMIQQIQSTDMQQQLSATVKFRQILSRESNPPIDLVIKSGVVPTLINFMNENQPEMLQLEAAWALTNIASGTSEQTKIVVEAGAIPLFIRLLYTGSVEVQEQAIWALGNVAGDSTDYRDLVLQSGAMEPILNLFNTNKTSLIRTAAWTLSNLCRGKKPQPDWSIVSLALPTLAKLIYSLDTETLIDSCWAISYLSDGPPEAIEAVINARIPKRLVELLDHQSTLVQTPSLRAVGNIVTGNDLQTQVVINCGVLPALRNTLNSPKESIKKETCWTISNITAGNTDQIQAVIDADIIPSLIKLLETAEYKTKKEACWAISNASSGGLSRPEIIRYLVSQGCIKPLCDLLEIADTKIIEVTLDALENILKAGENDKEVRGLNFNEFAEYIEKAGGMENIFNCQQNENEKIYDKAYRIIETYFGEEDDAIDESMAPQTAGNTFGFGSNVDQQFNFN
- the SWT21 gene encoding Swt21p (similar to Saccharomyces cerevisiae YNL187W; ancestral locus Anc_2.66), with the protein product MILNVESTKSKEIASTKSTFHSKNLKRIWNIENGLCHSRNEKYKKLNYTFPELRDSKFATDDTALLKANICQDLYWSNDGSSIITVNDDYGIREYLVPNFDELDNIDNLNERDQLLPFTRFFRSQSIISSALNKRHSLYNEESNLNILAIGSRNLPIQLYQLSDKSCESPIFTYNTTNVMNEAFEVPFSLDFVNDQYLLSGTIRNKVCLYNISRKYPVSQWYGTGNKITSKSIVSCFDESFSNKENMVKYCGTYNNKLFRIDFRGKKELKYIFSTQHGNGFSQILLSINEQYIYAIKRSSDCIDVIDVRKSDHVASQLQLPFTMDLQKYKGYLSPTNGLTIGTDNGHAVNWSSALTEFGGQPRTRLFTCNESIQINSETNKELLSFGARINIIKECPVDSNLTAISYSDDKFSADTNDSLSFHSGISLYANII